AACATAATACTCCAAACTACTAAGAATATAATCGAATAAGGAAGCATCATAGCTATGATTGTTCCTATTCCCATTCCATCCTTTTTAGATGCATACTTTGCAGCAAATGCTACTACAATTGGAAAGTATGACATAAGAGGAGATATAATATTAGTTGTAGAATCTCCAATCCTGTAAGCCAGCTGTGTATACTCAGGTGACAGACCTAATTGAGCAAACATAGGGATGAATACAGGAGATAACATGAGCCATTTAGAAGAAGCTCCTCCAATAAATAAGTTTATAAAAGCAGTTAAGAAGATAAGTCCTACAGCTGCCCATACTCCACTTATTCCCATAGATTTCATAAGGTCAGCCAAGTTTACTGCAATGATAATTCCAATATTTGATTTTGTAAACACATATACGAATTGTGCTGAAACAAATATTATTACCAGGATAGCTCCGCAAGATGCCATAGCTTTATTCAGTGAAGCTATTACATCTCTATGACTTTTTATTGTTTTAGCTCCGATTCCAAATAATAATCCCGGTATGAAGAAGAACATCATAAGGATATAAACAATAGACTGACTGAAAAATGGTTTTAAGATCTCCATACTGCTGGGAGTTCTACCGTTTTCTGTGACAAAATTTTGAATCTCAGACGGAGTCCATCTAAGGAGTCCGTTTTCCGGGATGGTCATCATGATGACAGCTCCTAAAAATACCAGCATCCCGATTCCTGCAAATCTCATTCCCTTGATCTCATCTTTAGATATTTCCGAACCGGCATCTAGATCCAGTTTAGGACCTGTATATTTTCCCAGTCTGGGTTCAACAATTTTATCGGTAATGAATCCTCCGACGATTGTTATCATAAATGTAGAAGCTACCATAAAGAAAAAATTTGCTGTAGGAGTAACTGAATACCCCGGTAAAACTATCTGTGCTGCGGTAGTTGTGATCCCGCCTAATAATGGATCTGTAGTTCCAACCAATAAGTTTGCTGAAAATCCTCCGGAGACTCCTGCAAATGCTGCAGCAAGTCCTGCAAGGGGATGTCTGCCAAATGAAGCAAATATAATTGCTCCTAATGGGATTAATACAACATATCCTGCATCCGATGCAATGTTAGACATAACTCCTGCAAAAACTACAATTCCTGCAACCATAGATTTAGGAGTAGACAATACTACTTTTTTTATAACTGCATTGATCAATCCGGATCCCTCAGCCAAGCCTACACCTAACATGGCTACGATAATAGATCCCAGTGCTGCATGGCCGGTAAAGTTATCTACTCCACTGGTTAAGATCCCTCTAATTCCAGAAGCTGTCAATAAACTTTGGACAGTAGTTGTTTTATCTATAACAGCTCCAGTGGCTCTAGATATTTCCTGGTATGTTACTGAGATACCTGTTTTAGCTAATATTGCTGATAAAAAAATTGTTATTATAAAGAAACCAAAAAACATTGCTACAGGATGGGGTAATTTATTACCTGCTACCTCGATAAAATTTAAAAATTTATCAAATTTACCTATTTTCTTTTTGCCTAGTTGTACTTGAATTTCTGCGTTCATACTTCCCTCCTCTTTTTAGTACTATTGACAAACATTTTGTCTGATTATGTACAAAATGATGATATCACAATATAAGAAAAAGTGTCAAATTTTTCTAAGTTTTCTAATAGAAAATTAATGGAAGTTCGAAGAAATAATATTTTTTGTTTAAAAAATATGTTTATTTTAGGACTTTTATAGCTAGAAATACGTGTATTCTATGAATTTTAACTAATGAATTATAGAGGATTATTTAATTTGAGATGATAGGAGGAATAGAAACTAAAAAATATTGAATAAGAGAAGTGGGGAAAATAAAAAAGGTTTTAAAAAATTAAAAGCCGGCAGATTTGCCGGCTTTTAATTTAAAATTTATTTTTGTTTTTTTACTAATAAGAAATAATACATAGCGGGGAAAATTAATCCTCCAGAAAGAGCATTTCCAATGGTAACAGGAATAATGTTATTCATAAACATTTCTCCGAGAGTATAGTTAGCTCCTAACATCTTTCCTAAGCTTAAAACATACATATTAGCAACTACATGCTGAAATCCGCAGAGTACAAATAGCATAACTGGGAACCAGACACCTATAACTTTAGAAACCAGATCTTTAGCAGACATTGTCATCCAAACACCTAAGGCCACTAAAACATTACAGAAGAAAGCACTGGCTACAGCTTCAGAAAATCCTAAAACTGCCTTATGTTCTGCCATGTGGACAGCTACAGAATAGATAGCTTCAGATTTATATAGTCCAGCTGTGATAGCTAGTACAGCTGCTATTATAGAACCTGTGAAGTTACCCAGCCATACAAAGGTCCAGTTTCTGAATAAATCTTTTAAACTGATTTTTTTGTCAAATAGTGCAAGGGTCAGCAAGTTATTACTGGTAAATAATGATCCTCCTACAACTATACATAACATTATACCAACCGGAAAGACACTGGCTCCTAAGAAGCTGGCTAATCCTGTATCTACCCTGGTTCTCATTGTCTGGGTAACGGTCATATACCCCATATATCCCAAAGCGATAAAAAATCCGCCTAAGATACCAAATAAAAATATATTTATACTTTTACTATTTGCCTTTTTAATTCCCATCTTAACAACATTACCTGCTGTTTCATAATTATCGTACATGTTTTCTTTACACATAATATACCTTCCTTTTTAAAATACTAAATTTGAACATGAATTATATTATATCATAAAAAAAATGAAATCAAAAATATTTTTTTCACTTACCTTTTTAAAAAAATCCAGAAAAAATTGGAAAAAGGAGAAAAAAGTACTAATATAGTGGTGTACAAAATTTAAAATTTTTAGGAGGTCAAGGGTATGTTGAAACAAGTGATACAATGTGTGCCTAATTTTAGTGAGGGAAAAGATTTAGAAAAGATAGAAAAAATAATTGCTCCTTTGAAAAATAGAGAGGGGGTAAAACTCCTCAGTGTAGAACCAGATAAAGATTACAATAGAACAGTTGTAAACATAATCGGAGAACCGTTAAAAGTATTGGAAGCTGTATATGAGGCAATAGGAATTGCAACAAAATTAATAGATTTGAATGTTCATAGGGGAGAACACTCCAGGATGGGAGCTACAGATGTAGTACCTTTTATACCCATTAAAAATATAGAGATGGAGGAGTGTATAGAGCTGGCTATAACATTGGGGAAAAGGATAGCTGATGACTATAAAGTTCCGGTATTTTTATATGAGGAGGCAGCTACCTGCAAGGAAAGAATTAATCTTGCCACTGTGAGAAAAGGTCAGTTTGAAGGGATGGCAGAAAAAATGAAGGATCCTCAATGGAAACCTGATTTTGGAGAGTGTATGCCTCATAGAACTGCAGGAGTGGTAGGAGTAGGAGCCAGGTTACCTTTGGTAGCTTTTAATATAAACTTAGGAACAACAGACGTAAATGTAGCAAAAAATATTGCTAAGGCGATCAGACATTCTAGTGGTGGATTCAGATATATAAAAGCCGGACCGGCAGAATTGAAGGAAAAAGGGATAGTACAGGTGACTATGAATGTAGTAAACTACAAAAAAACTCCCCTTTACAGGGTTTTTGAAACTGTGAAGATGGAAGCTAAAAGATATGGGGTTCCAGTATTAGGAAGTGAGATCATAGGAAGTGTACCTATGGAAGCCCTTGCTATGAGTATGGAATATTATTTAGGTTTAGATGGCTTTTCAATGGAGAAGGTTTTAGAATCTAATTTATAGGGTAAAATAAAAGAGTTTAATTATAAATTCGGCCGAAGGTCGTATGGGGGGATATACTAAGATGTATGCGGAGTTAATTGTAAAGAATATAGGAAATTTAATTACCCTGGGTGAGGGCAAAAAAGCCAGAGCCGGAAAAGAAATGGGTGAAGTTGAGATAATAAAAGATGGTTATATAGTTATTAAGGATGGAAAATTTTTAGAGACAGGGACAGGAGAAGTAGATAAAAAATATATTGGGGAATCGACATTGATAAAGGATGCCATGGGACTGACCGTAACTCCTGGTTTGATAGACCCGCACACACACCTGGTTCATGGGGGTAGTCGTGAAAATGAATTTTCTAAAAAATTAGAAGGGGTTCCCTATATGGATATCTTAAATGCCGGAGGGGGAATTTTGAGTACGGTAAATTCCACAAGGCAGGCCAGTTTTGAAGAATTATATGAAAAAGCTAAAAAAAGTTTGGATATTATGTTATCTTTTGGTGTAACCACTGTAGAAGCTAAGAGCGGGTACGGGCTGGATATTGAAACTGAATTAAAACAATTAGAAGTTGTAAAAAAATTAAATGAAGACCATCCTATAGATTTGGTATCAACATATTTAGGGGCTCATGCTTTACCACCTGAATATAAAGGGAAGAGGGAAGAATTTATTAGTGAAATAATAGGAGCTCTACCTATGATCAAAGAAAAGGAATTGGCTGAATTTTGTGATGTTTTCTGTGAAGAAGGAGTTTTTTCAATAGAGGAAACCAGGAAGATATTAAATGCTGCTAAGGACCTTGGATTTAAAGTAAAGATCCATGCAGATGAAATTGTAACCTTAGGGGGAGCAGAATTATCGGCAGAGTTAGGAGCGTTTTCTGCAGATCATCTTATGGCTGCCAGTGAAAAAGGGATGGAGGACATGGCTGAAGCTGGAGTGATAGCTGATATCCTGCCTGCAACTTCATTTAATTTAAATAAAGATTATGCACATGCTCGTCAGATGATAGAAAAAGGTGTAGCAGTAGCTCTGTCTACAGATTATAATCCTGGAAGTTCTCCTACAGAGAATTTACAGCTGGCTATGCAGCTGGGATCATTAAAATTAAAAATGACTCCTAAAGAGGTTATTACTGCAGTTACTGTCAACTCTGCTCATTCGGTGGACAGGGGAAAAGAAATTGGAAGTATTACCAAAGGAAAGAGAGCAGATTTTGTAATTTTTGACACGCCAAATTTAGAGTATATAATGTATCACTTTGGAATAAACCACACTAAGGATGTGTATAAAAATGGAATTCAGGTAGTGGCAGATGGTAAGGTAATATATTAGGTATAAAATAGTCCATAAGTTATACAGGTAAAATACGGAGAAAAGATAAAATACAATTAAGGAATCTGAATGGATTTCAAATGTAACTATACATAAAAAAATTATCAATTTCGCCGTAGGCGATAGGGGGGATAAATATGAGTTATTTAAATATAGAATTAGGAGACTTTATAGATGTGGTGGATTCAGATGCGCCAGCACCTGGAGGAGGAAGTGTAGCAGCCTTATCTTCATCATTGGGGATAGCACTGTCTCGTATGATGGCATCATTGGTTATAGATAAGAAAAAATATAGAGAATTTGATGATATGATCAAAGAGGAGTTTTTAACAAAACATAGAAGACTTCTAAAAATAAGAAAAAGAGTAGAAATATTAATAGATGAGGATACTAAATCTTTTAATGACCTTATGGGAGCATTTAAACTGCCGAAGGATACCGATGAAAATAAAGCAATCAGAAGTGAGGAGATTCAAAAAGCTACTTTAAAAGCTACGGAAGTTCCCTATGAGATAGCTAAAACATCTTTAGAAGCTATGGAATTACTTCCGTTTTTCTCTGAATACGGAAATCTTAACGCGATAACTGACCTGGGAGTAGGAGCTATGCTTTTGGAAACAGGGATCAGAGGAGCTATACTCAACGTAAAGATAAACCTGGGATCTTTAAAAGATCAAGCTAAAGTAGAAAGGTTTAAGAGAAACTATGAAAGGATAGAAGAAGAATCTATAATTTTAAAAGAAGCAATTATGGATTTTGTAAATGAAAAAATTAAGTTATAAAAAAGGAGAGAGTAGATGAAGTATATTACAAATTATATGGTAGAAAAATTAGTGGAAATATTAAATATCCCCAGCCCTAGTGGTGACACTGAAAAGGCAATAGCAGTATGCAGAGATGAATTTAAAAGATTAGGAGTAAAAACTGAGATAACTCCCAAAGGAGCATTAAAAGCAACTCTTCCTGGGAAAAAAGAGGAGAGTAGAATAATTGCAGCCCATATCGATACCTTAGGTGGGATGGTAAGGGAGATAACATCTAATGGTTTTTTAAAGTTAACTCAGATCGGTGGATATTCTTGGAATTCTGTAGATGGAGAATATTGTACTATATCTACTATGAATGGTGAAGAGATCAGAGGAACGATCTTGTTTGAAAAATCATCTGTACATAACTATGGAGATGCTCCTAAATCAGATAAAAGAACAGAAGATAATATGGTAGTAAGATTGGACGAACTGGTAGAAAATGCAGAAGATATAAAAAAATTGGGAATTAATGTAGGAGATTTTGTATATTTAGATCCAAGGGTAGAGGTTACTCAGTCTGGATTTGTTAAGAGTCGTCATTTGGATAATAAAGCAGGAGTAGCAATTATATTAGGAGTTTGTAAATATCTTATGGAAACTGAGATAGTTCCAGAGTATACATTGGAGTTCTTTATATCTAACTACGAGGAAGTTGGTCATGGTGCGGCAGGAATTGCAACATCATTAACTCAGGAAATATTGGCTATAGATATGGCATCTCCAGGGATAGGTCAGACTTCAAAAGAAAATAAGGTGACTATTTGTGCTAAGGATTCTTCAGGGCCATATGATTTGGAGATGAAAAAACGTCTGGTTAATTTATGCTGTGAAGAAGAGATTGATTATGTTATAGATATTTATAAATACTATGGATCAGATGCTAGTGCACTTTTACGTGGAGGAGCACAAATTAAACATGCTCTTATTGGACCTGGAGTAGACTCATCTCATTCATATGAAAGAACCCATGTAGATGGACTTTTAAATACAGCTAAATTAGTAATCGAATATTGTAAATAAAAACAACGTAACACTTGATGTAACGTCACGTTATTTTCTTGGATGAATAAAAAACATAAATTTTCGTATTGTCGAAAATTTATGTTTTTTTCTTTTTAAACTAAACTTAAACTATCTACAAAATTAAAAAAACCTATATCTCTAAAGAAATCTTTTTCCCCTACAGAAGGAATAGTTTTACTTACAATAGATCTTACTATTTTTTTAGTAAATGGGATTTTTAATCCTACTACAATATTATTTTCTAAGCAATATTTTTCTATCATTTCGCTGTGATGAAGAGATAGGTCAAATTTATTAATAACTACCTGGACCTTGAGGTTAAATTTTTTAGTTAATTCATAGATTCTTTTGAGATCATGAAGTCCTGAAAAAGTAGATTCAGTAACTATTATAACCTGGCTGGCTCCTGTAATAGAACTAATAACATTGCAGGCGATACCGGGGGAACCGTCTACTATAATATTTTTTTTATTATTTAAAACTGCCGATGCCTTGGCTTTTTTTCTGACTTCAGCAACTAATTTTCCGGAAGTTTCTTCCCCGGGGATGAGTTTTGCATGAACAAAATTTTCAAAAGTTGTCTCTGATTCATAGAGCTCACCTACTACTGCGTCTTTCATTGAAATTGCATCCTGGGGGCATATAAATTCACAAACGCCACAACCTTCACATTTAGATTGATTTAATATAATCCCTTTTGAGATAGCAGAAAATTTACAGTGTGTTTGGCATAGCCCGCAGTGGGTGCATCTATCGCTATCTATAATTGCTTTTTTTAATCCTATAAACTTACTGGTAGATTTTATTTGAGGATCGAGTAAAATATTTAGATCTGGAGCATCGACATCACAGTCGGCGATAATCAAATCATCTAAATATGGAATTAGGGAAGCCGCTAAAGTTGTTTTTCCAGTGCCACCTTTACCGGAGATAATTATAATTTCATTTATACTCATAATGACCTCCTTTCTTCTATAATATTTTTATAGATATCAGTGAATAAGTTTTTGTACTCAGGCAGGGAAATACTGAATATTTTTCCATGGGCATAGAGTTCGGCTATCCTTTTATCAAAGGGGATCTCTCCTAAAATTTCTATATTTTCATCCCTGCAGTAATGATAGATCTCCTCATCTCCTAATCCCGCTTTATTTATAATCAGTCCAAAAGGTATTTTCATTTGACGAAGCATCTCTACAACCATCTTCATATCACTGACTCCGAAAGGTGTCGGTTCAGAGACGATTACAGCATAATCTGCATCTTCCACTGCTGCCACTGTGGCACATGAAGTCCCAGGAGGGGAGTCGATAAAAATTATATTTTCATCTGAATCGGTAGATTGTTTTAATTGATCTATAATTTTTACCCCTGACATCTCACCTATGTTCAATAGTCCATAGTGAAGTTCTGTATCATATTTTGATCTGCCGCTAAAAATTTGTCCAATCTCACGTTTTTTATACGTGATAGCGCCATTTGGACACACTAATTTACACCCACCACAGTCATGACAACTTTCGCTGAAGACAATCACTTGATTTTTGGCAGGAATTATAGCATGGTAGTTACAAAATTCTCCACATCTGCCACAGAGGTTGCAGAGGTTTTCGTCGATAGAGGGATAGAGTGTATATACCGGTTTAAAAGCTGGTTTCTTCATATCCATAAAAATATGTAAATTTGGTTCCTCCACATCAGAATCTATACTTATAGAGTTTTTTATATTTACAGCGAAGTTAGAAGTGACAGTAGTTTTACCAGTTCCCCCTTTTCCGCTTAATACAGCTATTTTCATAGTCTAGTCAATCCTTTTATTTTTACTATTTCTTTTAATTTACCGGCTTTATATGCTTCTAAAATCTCTCCTACAATTTTATAATCCCCTTGGGAAATGGTTTTTATTTCAAAAGCTTCCATAGCTTTTTCAGCTTTAGGACCTAAGTGGGGAACCACAGCGACATCTACCTTATATTTTGAAAGTAATCTTACCGCTTCTCCCCCTGCACCGCTGGGATCGTTTTTAGCTGTATTTTCAATGGTTTCAACTATATCTGTATCCAAATCTATAATAGTGAAGTTTTCTGATCTGCCAAATCTTTCATCGACCAAACTGTCTAATCCTGCTTTTTTTGAACATATAGATATTCTCATATTGCCTCCTTTTATTTTTAACAATCAATAAGCAAAATATTTGTTTATCAAAATTTAAATTTTTAGGATAAGCCGAAATAAATTCGGCTTATTATAATTAATTTTATTTTTAATGATTACAATCATGATCTCCGTGATGATGACTGCAAGCAGATCCAGTAGATGCCAGCTGACCATCTAAAAATGTATTTAGATTTTCTGTGATACTTCCAGTAGCTCCTAATATAACGTCTATCTCTTGTACTTTGAATAGGTTTATGGCCATGGCTCCCATTCCGCCAGTGATAATAGTAGTGATCTTCTGTTCCCCTAAAAATCTTGGCAGTACACCAGGTTCATGGGGTGGCGGTGTAAGAAATTCTTCCGATATTACTTTCCCATCCTTTGTATTCAATATTTTAAATTCGCTGCAGTGTCCGAAGTGTTCCTCAACGTTTAATCTGTCATTTGT
This sequence is a window from Psychrilyobacter atlanticus DSM 19335. Protein-coding genes within it:
- a CDS encoding AbgT family transporter — encoded protein: MNAEIQVQLGKKKIGKFDKFLNFIEVAGNKLPHPVAMFFGFFIITIFLSAILAKTGISVTYQEISRATGAVIDKTTTVQSLLTASGIRGILTSGVDNFTGHAALGSIIVAMLGVGLAEGSGLINAVIKKVVLSTPKSMVAGIVVFAGVMSNIASDAGYVVLIPLGAIIFASFGRHPLAGLAAAFAGVSGGFSANLLVGTTDPLLGGITTTAAQIVLPGYSVTPTANFFFMVASTFMITIVGGFITDKIVEPRLGKYTGPKLDLDAGSEISKDEIKGMRFAGIGMLVFLGAVIMMTIPENGLLRWTPSEIQNFVTENGRTPSSMEILKPFFSQSIVYILMMFFFIPGLLFGIGAKTIKSHRDVIASLNKAMASCGAILVIIFVSAQFVYVFTKSNIGIIIAVNLADLMKSMGISGVWAAVGLIFLTAFINLFIGGASSKWLMLSPVFIPMFAQLGLSPEYTQLAYRIGDSTTNIISPLMSYFPIVVAFAAKYASKKDGMGIGTIIAMMLPYSIIFLVVWSIMFLAWSFLGLPIGPGVSMFI
- a CDS encoding formate/nitrite transporter family protein; translated protein: MCKENMYDNYETAGNVVKMGIKKANSKSINIFLFGILGGFFIALGYMGYMTVTQTMRTRVDTGLASFLGASVFPVGIMLCIVVGGSLFTSNNLLTLALFDKKISLKDLFRNWTFVWLGNFTGSIIAAVLAITAGLYKSEAIYSVAVHMAEHKAVLGFSEAVASAFFCNVLVALGVWMTMSAKDLVSKVIGVWFPVMLFVLCGFQHVVANMYVLSLGKMLGANYTLGEMFMNNIIPVTIGNALSGGLIFPAMYYFLLVKKQK
- the ftcD gene encoding glutamate formimidoyltransferase, coding for MKQVIQCVPNFSEGKDLEKIEKIIAPLKNREGVKLLSVEPDKDYNRTVVNIIGEPLKVLEAVYEAIGIATKLIDLNVHRGEHSRMGATDVVPFIPIKNIEMEECIELAITLGKRIADDYKVPVFLYEEAATCKERINLATVRKGQFEGMAEKMKDPQWKPDFGECMPHRTAGVVGVGARLPLVAFNINLGTTDVNVAKNIAKAIRHSSGGFRYIKAGPAELKEKGIVQVTMNVVNYKKTPLYRVFETVKMEAKRYGVPVLGSEIIGSVPMEALAMSMEYYLGLDGFSMEKVLESNL
- the hutI gene encoding imidazolonepropionase, with product MYAELIVKNIGNLITLGEGKKARAGKEMGEVEIIKDGYIVIKDGKFLETGTGEVDKKYIGESTLIKDAMGLTVTPGLIDPHTHLVHGGSRENEFSKKLEGVPYMDILNAGGGILSTVNSTRQASFEELYEKAKKSLDIMLSFGVTTVEAKSGYGLDIETELKQLEVVKKLNEDHPIDLVSTYLGAHALPPEYKGKREEFISEIIGALPMIKEKELAEFCDVFCEEGVFSIEETRKILNAAKDLGFKVKIHADEIVTLGGAELSAELGAFSADHLMAASEKGMEDMAEAGVIADILPATSFNLNKDYAHARQMIEKGVAVALSTDYNPGSSPTENLQLAMQLGSLKLKMTPKEVITAVTVNSAHSVDRGKEIGSITKGKRADFVIFDTPNLEYIMYHFGINHTKDVYKNGIQVVADGKVIY
- a CDS encoding cyclodeaminase/cyclohydrolase family protein — encoded protein: MSYLNIELGDFIDVVDSDAPAPGGGSVAALSSSLGIALSRMMASLVIDKKKYREFDDMIKEEFLTKHRRLLKIRKRVEILIDEDTKSFNDLMGAFKLPKDTDENKAIRSEEIQKATLKATEVPYEIAKTSLEAMELLPFFSEYGNLNAITDLGVGAMLLETGIRGAILNVKINLGSLKDQAKVERFKRNYERIEEESIILKEAIMDFVNEKIKL
- a CDS encoding M42 family metallopeptidase, whose protein sequence is MKYITNYMVEKLVEILNIPSPSGDTEKAIAVCRDEFKRLGVKTEITPKGALKATLPGKKEESRIIAAHIDTLGGMVREITSNGFLKLTQIGGYSWNSVDGEYCTISTMNGEEIRGTILFEKSSVHNYGDAPKSDKRTEDNMVVRLDELVENAEDIKKLGINVGDFVYLDPRVEVTQSGFVKSRHLDNKAGVAIILGVCKYLMETEIVPEYTLEFFISNYEEVGHGAAGIATSLTQEILAIDMASPGIGQTSKENKVTICAKDSSGPYDLEMKKRLVNLCCEEEIDYVIDIYKYYGSDASALLRGGAQIKHALIGPGVDSSHSYERTHVDGLLNTAKLVIEYCK
- a CDS encoding ATP-binding protein, encoding MSINEIIIISGKGGTGKTTLAASLIPYLDDLIIADCDVDAPDLNILLDPQIKSTSKFIGLKKAIIDSDRCTHCGLCQTHCKFSAISKGIILNQSKCEGCGVCEFICPQDAISMKDAVVGELYESETTFENFVHAKLIPGEETSGKLVAEVRKKAKASAVLNNKKNIIVDGSPGIACNVISSITGASQVIIVTESTFSGLHDLKRIYELTKKFNLKVQVVINKFDLSLHHSEMIEKYCLENNIVVGLKIPFTKKIVRSIVSKTIPSVGEKDFFRDIGFFNFVDSLSLV
- a CDS encoding ATP-binding protein, which codes for MKIAVLSGKGGTGKTTVTSNFAVNIKNSISIDSDVEEPNLHIFMDMKKPAFKPVYTLYPSIDENLCNLCGRCGEFCNYHAIIPAKNQVIVFSESCHDCGGCKLVCPNGAITYKKREIGQIFSGRSKYDTELHYGLLNIGEMSGVKIIDQLKQSTDSDENIIFIDSPPGTSCATVAAVEDADYAVIVSEPTPFGVSDMKMVVEMLRQMKIPFGLIINKAGLGDEEIYHYCRDENIEILGEIPFDKRIAELYAHGKIFSISLPEYKNLFTDIYKNIIEERRSL
- a CDS encoding NifB/NifX family molybdenum-iron cluster-binding protein; amino-acid sequence: MRISICSKKAGLDSLVDERFGRSENFTIIDLDTDIVETIENTAKNDPSGAGGEAVRLLSKYKVDVAVVPHLGPKAEKAMEAFEIKTISQGDYKIVGEILEAYKAGKLKEIVKIKGLTRL
- a CDS encoding NifB/NifX family molybdenum-iron cluster-binding protein, giving the protein MELKIAFPTNDRLNVEEHFGHCSEFKILNTKDGKVISEEFLTPPPHEPGVLPRFLGEQKITTIITGGMGAMAINLFKVQEIDVILGATGSITENLNTFLDGQLASTGSACSHHHGDHDCNH